Within Bacteroidales bacterium, the genomic segment TCCATGGGTATCATAATATATTATATTTCAAAATTTTAATTAAAAACTATCTTAGATATTCAGGGCTGAAAGCCCGCTTTAATTCAGCCCGACGGCAACGCCTCGGGAAAGATGGCAACAAAACAACCTGCGCCCTGCAAGGGCAGGTTAAATCAGTCTGTCCACAAATATTGTTCATTATATTCAATTTCATATTCTTTTAAAAACATCAGGTATTCTCCCTGAAAACTCATCTTTTTATGGTGCTCTTCCTGATTTTCAATATATCGTTTGGTCTTGTCGTGCAATGAAGGGCTCACCGAAAATCCTCCGTAGCCACCCTGCCATGCAAAATTTTCATAATACAGATTAAAAGTCTTAATCCAACGGCTACTGTTTCCTTTTATTTCTTCCACCAATTTTGCCAAAGCAATGTTTTTGGACATGACACACAGGATATGAACATGGTCTTCCGTTCCGTTTATAAGAATAGGGATAGAGTCCTTGTCTTTTATTATCGAGCCTATATATGCGTACAAATCTTTTTTGTTCTCTTTCCGTATTTTTACCGATGTAGTCTTTACATGGTAAATGATATGGACATAAAGCTTTGACAATGATTGTGACATATAATTTGATTTACATATTTAACATCCGAATCTGAACCGTAGCGAAATTGTAACCCGAGGCGACGCTTCGCTTGCCGTCGGGCTGAATTAACCTGCCGCTCCGCGGCATTCTTTTTAGCAAGTCATCCCCTTTCATTTTATATTATAATGAAACATTACATTCTGGTTCGAAGCAACATTGCACCGAGTTTCGACACAATGCTACGTCGTAGTGAGGTGCACGATAGCACCGTAACCAAATTCGTTACAATTAACTATTATTCCCATTTTTTCTTGTGCGTTACCCATTGCTTTATCTTTTCCGTGCTATTAATATCCCGCCGATGATACAGGCCAGCAACAACACGCTTAAAGCTTCAAAAGGGAGCAGGTACTGATATTTTTCAGTACCCATCAGTGCATGGCCGATCGCTTTCATATTGATTTCCTGGTCACCTGTAATCGTTGGATTATCCGAATAGTTAAACTTGAATTTCAAGGTAACAAAGGTGGTGAGGACAATTCCCAGAATTGCAGTGAAAATCCCCAGTACAGATTTCTTCTTATCACCCGGCTCGGGCTCATTGTCTATCACGGG encodes:
- a CDS encoding transposase, with product MSQSLSKLYVHIIYHVKTTSVKIRKENKKDLYAYIGSIIKDKDSIPILINGTEDHVHILCVMSKNIALAKLVEEIKGNSSRWIKTFNLYYENFAWQGGYGGFSVSPSLHDKTKRYIENQEEHHKKMSFQGEYLMFLKEYEIEYNEQYLWTD
- a CDS encoding NADH-quinone oxidoreductase subunit J, giving the protein METANLIVFYLLAALIAVSSILAVTSKKMLRAATFLLFVLMGTAGLYLLLNYHFLAAVQLSVYAGGILILFIFAILLTKPVIDNEPEPGDKKKSVLGIFTAILGIVLTTFVTLKFKFNYSDNPTITGDQEINMKAIGHALMGTEKYQYLLPFEALSVLLLACIIGGILIARKR